The Bremerella cremea genome has a window encoding:
- a CDS encoding PhnD/SsuA/transferrin family substrate-binding protein, which translates to MQIFFRRVTFCAALLLLNGLAGIVSAEEKPLTLVVMDPLAAPLSCPCVEGYAQRKYEHLEAFLEKQLGRSVHLLFSESLQTLKEEDLAGGTVDLIIGKDSVARYDAKLKKMTVTPLGRLTDKEGGTMQFGMIVVPQDDAAQSPADLKGYQIYFGAIDAQEKHEAAIDLLTKAGIELPKKLEISQACSDGACKILELEGPTKGAAVISSYAAPLLEGCGTIKKGDLRVIGKTKEVPFITAFATNHVSSADQQKVRDALMMVATEPELCAQLETLVGFLPVEEAEVKKK; encoded by the coding sequence ATGCAAATATTCTTTCGCCGCGTAACTTTCTGCGCGGCTTTGTTGCTGCTAAATGGTTTGGCTGGGATCGTTTCCGCCGAAGAAAAACCGCTGACTCTTGTCGTGATGGACCCGTTGGCCGCGCCCCTTTCCTGCCCCTGTGTGGAAGGTTACGCTCAGCGGAAGTACGAACACTTAGAAGCGTTTTTAGAAAAACAGCTAGGACGCTCGGTCCATTTGCTCTTTTCGGAATCGTTGCAGACGCTCAAAGAGGAAGACCTCGCTGGTGGCACCGTCGACCTGATCATCGGCAAGGACTCGGTTGCGCGTTACGACGCAAAATTGAAAAAGATGACGGTCACACCGCTCGGGCGGTTAACCGACAAAGAAGGCGGCACCATGCAGTTTGGGATGATCGTGGTTCCGCAAGACGACGCAGCCCAGAGCCCGGCCGATTTGAAAGGGTACCAGATTTACTTCGGCGCGATCGACGCCCAAGAAAAGCACGAGGCGGCGATCGATCTGCTGACCAAAGCAGGCATCGAGCTTCCCAAGAAGCTGGAAATTTCCCAGGCTTGCAGCGACGGCGCTTGCAAGATCTTGGAACTGGAAGGCCCCACCAAGGGAGCAGCGGTTATCTCCAGTTACGCTGCGCCTCTGCTGGAAGGTTGTGGAACGATCAAGAAGGGAGACCTGCGCGTGATTGGTAAGACCAAAGAGGTTCCCTTTATCACGGCGTTCGCAACCAATCATGTTTCGTCTGCCGACCAACAGAAGGTGCGCGACGCGCTGATGATGGTCGCGACCGAGCCCGAGCTTTGTGCTCAGTTGGAAACGCTGGTCGGGTTTTTGCCGGTGGAAGAGGCTGAGGTAAAAAAAAAGTAA